AAGGAGGCTGGCGGCAAGAGTTTTCGACTcgattttttcatttcttttttaattgagttCATTAGAAAATTTGTGGGATATCGATAACGTGGACACCATTCATCCTATATAGCATGGCGAgagttgacgtggatatttttaataaaattattacttttttctttacttttatttgCTAACTTAGTGCCGAGACGACCTTGTCGGCACTGGGCTCAGGAAATTTCTTTTCGTGAAGAAGATtcgggaagagagagagagagagagagagaatgtgtgaTGATTTCTAAAGAAGTACATAAGTGTGTATAGGGAACGTGCTAAAACGACAGAAAGAGGGGAAAagatgattttctatttttagaagaGGAAGTCATTATCCCCAATGCTTTTTAGGTACTTTTTTCATTCACGATTTTTTGTCTCCTAACAAATGGAGCCCGAGTCTTGACGATTGATCTCGATTTGAAGGTGACTACTGGCATGGCATGTAAGTCCATCAAGACTAGGCACCGGCAAGAATTCGCCCACACGAGGCTGTCGATTTCACCGACATGGTGCGTCCACCCCCAACATCGAGCCGTCAAGATCAAATTGACCCAAAAGAGCAATCATTTGTATTTCCAAACGTTTTACATGAACGAACGACGCTTCGCTTTCACTTGTGTCAAACTAGATACGTCTCTTCATATCCAATCATGAAAAATACAACAACCGATTTCGACCTGCTATGATCTCATCAAGAAAGTGACGTCAACTCCCGACCAGTTATGCACGGGAGGCCAACCCGCCTTAAGAGCTCCTCACGGATCAGTCGTATCCTCTCTGTATTACTCATTCTTCACCACGATGCCACTAAGCTCCACTCATAAGGGTACATGAGCATGAGAGATTTTGGGCTGTGACACATGTAAGATAAGAAACCCAAAAAACGTTGCGCCTCACGtgtaaaaagaagagaaaagaaaaagcttgaTCTAGAAAGAAACGTGGTTCGGGTCGAGACGAGCTCGACCAACAGCGACGGACCTAGCAACTTAAATTAATTAGGACGTGAGATGGAAATGAAAGAATTTGCCATTGAGAGCAAAGGGCCATGCCAAACCACCATGTTTCGTCGTTGAACTCGAAGGACGAGGGTCGTAAACGATGATGTCGAACTTCCATGGAGGCAATACACAAAGTGAATTTCCTAAGCAAACCGAACCACCCTTTTGTTACAGGACTTGATGTATTAAAGAGAAGCTTTTGTGACCGCACAAGAGTTAACGATACGTATCGACGGACTTTCAGATGAGGCCATGTTTAGAAATTATGGTGATTGTAGCATAAACATCTCAAATTATCTGAgataattactaaaaaagttctaaacatgttgtacatatgctaattcagtcctaaacttattatacgatcggcattgacgtgaacgatttttataattttttttatatttcctaaatattctttccttattttcatttttctcctcaTCTTTTCGTTTCTAAAGCGGACCGCCGGGTCGGCTATTTCCAATCACAATTGGCcaaaaggactatattgacaaatcgttaaaatatttagaactaaattagtaaaattaaaaagtttataactgaattggctaGAATACAATAGAttaagaacttttttttggtaattttcctcatCTTATTTGCGTCATTTCTGCTTAAGTACTTGGTATTTTTTCGCGGAAGCTGGGTGCAAATTCATGGCTATCGGGCTCCACAAAGGACTCAGATTACCAATTCAAACCCTAGTTTCTTCTTAAGAGTCATGTCAGGGAAAAGCACTTTGGGCGGTCCAAATTCATCTGGCGTGCAGgcagagaagatgaaaatggggtCCTCGTACGTCGTACCCGAATGTTTTGGAAGATGGTGTGGTGCCCTTTATAAAGCTCACGTTTCTTTCCTGTTCATTGCCAACAGCTTCATTAGCTcacgttttttcttttcatgttcaTTGCCAACAGCCTCATTGATCTTTGACAAtatccttttcttctctctctctatctcgctccttgaatatgttgattgatttttgaCCAACCTCGTTCGAGAGTtagctcaaaggatgagacTTTCCTTCACACTTATAAATCGATTACCAAATCCTTTCACAATCGATGTGGTTAAACTCCAACGATCTTTTTCTCATAATTGGACCCTGGATTGGAGCAACAACAACTCGTATATCTCCTATATGATTTCTGAGCCCAAACTTGTTTGTAACTTGAGCATTAATGCTAGTGTTAGGTGGTTTGAACCTATCTCTTCCCAAAAGTTAGATAAAAAGATGAAACTTTTcgtcacacttataaaccgatcaTCGGTTTTTTCCACAACCGATGTGAGAGAAACCCCAACATAATAGGAAGATAACATAAAACACTATTGACGGGAGAATCGTTGAGTTGTAATTCATACTCCCCATTAATTGTAAAACACGGGAGTCTTGCTCTCCGGTGAGAGGAAGAGGGTCAAGGGGTGCCGGCCCGACGAGGGTCGCAAGGACAAGGCCCCTAAGTCCGTCGGAGGATTTTTGTAGTTTGAGCCTATATTTTTGCAGtagtagtttgggtttgggCCATGATTGGGTATTCGCGACGtattttatgacttgattgcactttttaaaaaaactaacaacccactttcgtgataaattttagaaattgattgcactttttaaaaaatttagaactcaattacatATTCATAATAAGTTTTTGGATTGCCAGTGCGACTTATTTTCATCGTCCCATTATAGTGTGTGGTCACCCGCGCTCGCGTCACTTCGATTCACGACCACGAAATTAACGTGCTCCTCGTTTAGAACGTGCCCAGTCCGTGCCTTCTTCGTCGTACCAAGCGATACTTCCTCGGACTGCGACTGTCGGAAAGAGACTCCGGCAACGCCATTCACGCATAAATACACGTTTGCCATCTTCAGGTAGCCACGTCGCTAGTCGCTCGTCCACGTAGCAACTCTCAGCTGCTTACTTTTTCGCCTCTTCGAACTCATCCTCCATTCGACATGGCTTCAAACATCAAATCTGATCTCTTCCTCACCAACAAAACATCATTTGCCTGTGCCAGGCAATCGATACCTAGCGTGACACGAGCCGCGAGTAACGGCTTCGTGGCTGCTCGCGCCATGAAAAGCGGGACGGAAGCTTTGAATCTGGAGAGGCCGCTGCGCAGGATCGAATTCGACGCGGTCACGAGAAGAGGGAGCGGAGGCAAGTTTGGGATTTATGGAGGGAAGTATGTGCCCGAGACGTTGATGAGTTGCTTGGGCAAGCTTGAAGCTGAGTTCAACTTTGTTCTGCATGATGCTGAGTTTCAGGTTTGTTAGAAGACAACGTTTCTGAATTTCATCATCCTCTTAACCATTTTTGGTTTTATGGGAGGGCCACGACTATGGAAGAGCAGTTGTGGTTATCTAGCTAGATGTATGAACGTCACAAATGTATTATCTGAACTGCCATTGGCAAAATTTGTAGGCAGAGCTCGCGACAGCTCTAAGGGACTACGTCGGGAGGGAGACTCCTTTGTACTTCGCGGAGCGGCTCACCGACCATTACAAGAACGAGAACGGAGAAGGACCGGACATCTACCTGAAAAGAGAGGATCTCAACCACTGCGGCGCACACAAGATGAACAATGCCATCGCACAGGCGATGATCGCCAGGCGCATGGGCCGGCAAAGGGTGGTGGCGGCCACGGGAGCAGGCCAGCACGGTATCGCAACCGCCGCCGCGTGCGCTAAGCTGTCTTTGGATTGCACCATCTTCATGGGTTCCGAGGATATGGAGAAACAAGCTTCTAACGTGTTTTTAATCAAGCTCCTAGGTGCTCAGGTGAGCATACTTTTGCATGAACTGGCGAGACGTacaaatcatttcaaatgaaCTTTGGCCAGGCCCTATCAATTTCCCACCAACATCAACAAACCAAAGAGTTGGAAGTCACAAGATCCAATTCAATCTTCACACAATGTTTCAAACTAGGGTTGATTTTGCAGGTGACCCAAGTGGAGGGGAGCTTCAAGGATGCAAGCTCAGAGGCCATAAGGCAATGGGTGAACGACTTGGAGGGAAGCTATTACCTGACAGGGACCGTGGTGGGTCCTCACCCATGCCCAAGCATGGTGAGGGAGTTCCAATCCATCATAGGGAGGGAGACGAGGAGGCAGGCCATGGAGAGGTGGGG
The sequence above is drawn from the Rhodamnia argentea isolate NSW1041297 chromosome 9, ASM2092103v1, whole genome shotgun sequence genome and encodes:
- the LOC115742857 gene encoding tryptophan synthase beta chain 1-like, whose product is MASNIKSDLFLTNKTSFACARQSIPSVTRAASNGFVAARAMKSGTEALNLERPLRRIEFDAVTRRGSGGKFGIYGGKYVPETLMSCLGKLEAEFNFVLHDAEFQAELATALRDYVGRETPLYFAERLTDHYKNENGEGPDIYLKREDLNHCGAHKMNNAIAQAMIARRMGRQRVVAATGAGQHGIATAAACAKLSLDCTIFMGSEDMEKQASNVFLIKLLGAQVTQVEGSFKDASSEAIRQWVNDLEGSYYLTGTVVGPHPCPSMVREFQSIIGRETRRQAMERWGGRPDVVVACIGSGSNALGIFHEFIGDEGVRLVGVEAAGFGLNSGRHAATLATGHVGVYHGAMSYLMQDQEGQVLGAHSVGVGLQYPGVGPELSFLKDTGRAEFYTVTDKEALNAYQLLSRLEGIIPAMEAAHAFAYLDKLCPTLPDSTKVVVNCSGRGDKDAPMFFQHQPTLNA